One Actinomadura viridis genomic region harbors:
- a CDS encoding winged helix-turn-helix transcriptional regulator produces the protein MEDGTFESPGNCGYTENGFDVTLWDSRADCEVRQILDRIADKWSLLVIALLDQCSMRFTELRREIDGISQRMLARTLRQLERDGLVKRTVHPVVPPRVDYELTPLGAGLHSTIKALVTWTEEHQGQIAAARTAYDARVAAESEAGA, from the coding sequence ATGGAAGACGGCACTTTCGAGTCACCCGGTAACTGCGGGTATACCGAGAACGGGTTCGACGTCACCCTCTGGGACTCGCGTGCGGACTGCGAGGTGCGGCAGATCCTCGACCGCATCGCCGACAAGTGGTCGCTGCTGGTCATCGCGCTGCTCGACCAGTGCAGCATGCGCTTCACCGAGCTGCGCCGGGAGATCGACGGGATCTCCCAGCGCATGCTCGCCCGGACGCTGCGCCAGCTCGAACGCGACGGGCTGGTGAAGCGCACGGTGCATCCGGTGGTGCCGCCGCGGGTGGACTACGAGCTGACCCCGCTCGGCGCCGGCCTGCACTCCACGATCAAGGCCCTGGTGACCTGGACCGAGGAGCACCAGGGCCAGATCGCCGCCGCCCGCACCGCCTACGACGCCCGCGTCGCCGCCGAGTCGGAAGCCGGAGCCTGA
- a CDS encoding MFS transporter: MSTPESPPDAPSGVPARMDARAWGVLFVLCGAIFLEGADIAMLNVALPAIRADLDLSTGMLSGVVSAYVLGYGGFMLLGGRAADLLGRRRMFLFWLAVFVVFSGLGGFATEGWMLLLARFMTGVAAAFMAPAGLSLITTGFPEGPLRDRALLVYAGVASAGFSLGLVSGGLLTAIGWRWVFFAPVVLATAILLIAIPLIKDTGTPVRAPGGFDLAGTITVTGAMLLLVYGVVRLEHPGRGIVLTAVTFAAGLALLAAFAAIERRSSAPLVRPGILRNGSLVRANAAGGLLAAGFFGFVFLATLYLQELRGWSTVETGLALIVVSIDAVLAPTLTPRLVRRFGTARVIFGGFVLATAGYALFLPVGADTVYAAMFPTVLLIGLAFALVYGPVTIAATEGVAEEEQGLAGGLLYTAFQFGAAIGISAVTAVQVAALAGSGTAADGFASIRTAALVPVVASVLGAAVIAFGLRTRTRTGATPAPTTAPEVTGAVR, encoded by the coding sequence ATGTCCACCCCCGAGTCACCGCCGGACGCGCCGTCCGGCGTCCCGGCCCGCATGGACGCGCGCGCCTGGGGCGTGCTGTTCGTGCTGTGCGGCGCGATCTTCCTGGAGGGCGCCGACATCGCGATGCTCAACGTGGCGCTGCCCGCGATCCGCGCCGACCTGGACCTGTCCACCGGGATGCTGAGCGGCGTGGTGAGCGCCTACGTCCTGGGCTACGGCGGCTTCATGCTGCTCGGCGGGCGCGCCGCCGACCTGCTGGGACGGCGCAGGATGTTCCTTTTCTGGCTGGCGGTGTTCGTGGTCTTCTCGGGGCTGGGCGGCTTCGCCACCGAGGGATGGATGCTGCTGCTCGCCCGGTTCATGACGGGCGTGGCCGCCGCGTTCATGGCCCCCGCCGGGCTCTCCCTGATCACCACCGGCTTCCCGGAGGGGCCCCTGCGCGACCGGGCGCTGCTCGTCTACGCGGGGGTCGCGTCGGCCGGGTTCTCCCTCGGCCTCGTCTCCGGGGGCCTGCTGACCGCGATCGGCTGGCGGTGGGTGTTCTTCGCGCCGGTCGTGCTGGCCACGGCGATCCTGCTGATCGCGATCCCGTTGATCAAGGACACCGGAACGCCCGTCCGCGCCCCGGGCGGCTTCGACCTGGCCGGGACGATCACCGTCACCGGCGCGATGCTGCTGCTGGTCTACGGCGTGGTCCGGCTGGAGCACCCCGGCCGCGGCATCGTCCTGACCGCCGTCACGTTCGCCGCCGGGCTGGCCCTGCTCGCCGCGTTCGCGGCGATCGAGCGGAGGTCGTCCGCCCCGCTGGTCCGGCCGGGCATCCTGCGCAACGGCTCCCTGGTCAGGGCGAACGCCGCCGGCGGCCTGCTGGCGGCGGGCTTCTTCGGCTTCGTGTTCCTGGCCACGCTCTACCTTCAGGAACTGCGCGGCTGGTCGACGGTGGAGACCGGGCTGGCGCTGATAGTCGTGAGCATCGACGCGGTACTGGCTCCGACCCTCACCCCGCGGCTGGTCCGGCGGTTCGGCACCGCCCGGGTGATCTTCGGCGGGTTCGTGCTGGCGACGGCCGGCTACGCGCTGTTCCTGCCGGTCGGAGCGGACACCGTGTACGCGGCGATGTTCCCGACCGTGCTCCTGATCGGCCTGGCGTTCGCGCTGGTGTACGGCCCGGTCACCATCGCCGCCACCGAAGGGGTCGCCGAAGAGGAGCAGGGGCTGGCCGGCGGCCTGCTCTACACCGCGTTCCAGTTCGGCGCCGCCATCGGCATCTCGGCGGTGACGGCCGTCCAGGTCGCCGCGCTCGCCGGGAGCGGAACGGCCGCGGACGGCTTCGCCTCGATCCGGACGGCCGCGCTGGTCCCGGTCGTCGCGTCCGTCCTCGGCGCGGCCGTCATCGCGTTCGGCCTCCGCACCCGCACGAGGACCGGAGCCACCCCCGCCCCCACCACCGCACCGGAAGTGACGGGAGCCGTTCGATGA
- a CDS encoding pyridoxamine 5'-phosphate oxidase family protein: MTTRVKDFAEIRTAFDTYIGDIVYATMTTVDAQARPRARVLIPVWEMKDGIPLGWLGTYRTPVKAAHLAGNPHTTFSYWNPRQNAVYVDTVAEWTGDPSVKRHVWDLYVKGSPPGAGYDPGAFWKGPADPEFHVLRLEPWRIQVVRGTDLDSRIWER; the protein is encoded by the coding sequence ATGACCACCAGGGTGAAGGACTTCGCCGAGATCCGCACCGCGTTCGACACCTACATCGGCGACATCGTGTACGCGACGATGACCACGGTGGACGCGCAGGCCCGCCCCCGCGCGCGCGTGCTGATCCCCGTATGGGAGATGAAGGACGGGATCCCGCTGGGCTGGCTGGGCACGTACAGGACCCCGGTCAAGGCGGCCCACCTGGCAGGGAACCCGCACACCACCTTCTCCTACTGGAACCCGCGGCAGAACGCCGTGTACGTGGACACCGTCGCCGAATGGACCGGCGACCCGTCCGTGAAACGGCACGTGTGGGACCTCTACGTCAAAGGCAGCCCACCCGGCGCCGGTTACGATCCCGGCGCCTTCTGGAAGGGGCCCGCCGACCCCGAGTTCCACGTCCTGCGCCTGGAGCCGTGGCGGATCCAGGTCGTCCGCGGCACCGACCTCGACAGCCGCATCTGGGAACGCTGA
- a CDS encoding ABC transporter ATP-binding protein, producing MPIIEVNGLRKVYGGRAVVDGVAFTVEEGEIFGILGPNGAGKTTTVECVEGLRVPDAGTVRVAGLDPVADRERITRILGAQLQKSELQANLTVREALELYSAFYPEPGGTGGPEGPRNKPDWRDLAERLGLTPKLTTRFAALSGGQKQRLFIALALIGGPRVVVLDELTTGLDPRARRDTWSLIEDVRDSGVTVLLVTHFMEEAQRLCDRIAVISDGRVAALDTPAGLIRRTAGNTVISFTPSRPLDERELADLPEAESVAHQDDRVTIHGSDTTVNAVISLLARAQITAHQLRVADATLDDAFLDLTEKQEA from the coding sequence ATGCCGATCATCGAAGTCAACGGCCTGCGCAAGGTCTACGGGGGCCGGGCCGTGGTGGACGGGGTCGCCTTCACGGTCGAGGAAGGGGAGATCTTCGGGATCCTCGGCCCGAACGGCGCGGGCAAGACCACGACCGTCGAATGCGTCGAGGGGCTGCGCGTCCCCGACGCCGGGACGGTCCGGGTGGCCGGCCTGGACCCCGTCGCCGACCGCGAACGGATCACCCGGATCCTCGGCGCCCAGCTCCAGAAGAGCGAGCTCCAGGCCAACCTGACCGTACGGGAGGCGCTGGAGCTCTACAGCGCCTTCTACCCCGAACCAGGCGGCACCGGGGGACCGGAGGGGCCTCGGAATAAGCCCGACTGGCGCGACCTGGCCGAACGTCTCGGGCTCACCCCCAAGCTCACCACCCGCTTCGCCGCCCTGTCGGGCGGGCAGAAGCAGCGCCTGTTCATCGCGCTCGCCCTCATCGGCGGCCCCCGGGTGGTGGTGCTGGACGAGCTGACCACCGGGCTGGACCCGCGCGCCCGCCGCGACACCTGGAGCCTGATCGAGGACGTCCGGGACTCGGGCGTGACCGTCCTGCTGGTCACCCACTTCATGGAGGAGGCGCAGCGCCTCTGCGACCGGATCGCGGTCATCAGCGACGGCCGCGTCGCCGCCCTCGACACCCCCGCAGGGCTGATCCGCCGGACCGCGGGCAACACCGTCATCTCGTTCACCCCCTCCCGTCCCCTGGACGAGCGGGAACTGGCCGACCTCCCCGAGGCCGAATCCGTCGCCCACCAGGACGACCGGGTGACCATCCACGGGTCCGACACCACCGTCAACGCGGTCATCTCGCTGCTCGCCCGCGCCCAGATCACCGCGCACCAGCTCCGCGTCGCCGACGCCACGCTCGACGACGCGTTCCTCGACCTCACCGAGAAGCAGGAGGCCTGA
- a CDS encoding ABC transporter permease, whose product MSASAAVLKAESRLFVREPVSLFWIVAFPTILLTILGLIPAFRENSPDLGGRRVVDLYVPVTVLLALIMSGLQALPPVLAGYRERGILRRMSTTPVRPASLLGAQIVLHGAGALGAALLAILVGRLAFGVALPGHLLGYAVALVLATLSALAMGAAIASLARTTKGTAVVGSIFFFPMMFAAGVYVPVQVMPDALQRVLEFSPFGAASQALDEASRGDWPETAHLGVTALWTALLVWVAIRRFRWE is encoded by the coding sequence GTGTCCGCGTCCGCCGCCGTACTGAAGGCCGAGTCGCGGCTCTTCGTCCGCGAACCGGTCAGCCTGTTCTGGATCGTGGCGTTCCCCACGATCCTGCTGACGATCCTCGGCCTCATCCCCGCGTTCCGGGAGAACTCCCCCGACCTCGGCGGGCGCCGGGTCGTCGACCTGTACGTCCCGGTCACCGTGCTGCTCGCCCTGATCATGTCCGGGCTCCAGGCGCTGCCGCCCGTCCTGGCCGGGTACCGGGAGCGCGGCATCCTCCGCCGCATGTCGACCACCCCGGTCCGGCCCGCCTCGCTGCTGGGGGCGCAGATCGTCCTGCACGGCGCGGGCGCGCTGGGCGCGGCCCTGCTGGCCATCCTGGTGGGGCGGCTGGCCTTCGGCGTCGCGCTCCCCGGCCACCTCCTCGGGTACGCGGTGGCGCTCGTGCTGGCGACCCTGAGCGCGCTGGCGATGGGGGCGGCGATCGCCTCCCTGGCGCGCACCACCAAGGGCACCGCGGTGGTCGGCTCGATCTTCTTCTTCCCGATGATGTTCGCCGCCGGCGTGTACGTCCCGGTCCAGGTCATGCCGGACGCCCTCCAGCGCGTCCTGGAGTTCTCGCCGTTCGGCGCCGCCTCCCAGGCCCTGGACGAGGCGAGCCGCGGCGACTGGCCCGAGACGGCGCATCTGGGCGTCACCGCGCTGTGGACCGCACTGCTGGTCTGGGTCGCGATCCGACGGTTCCGGTGGGAATGA
- a CDS encoding sensor histidine kinase has protein sequence MITVEKHWERFFRWGPYGLLALGAVLTFSTRDELMTPAEQRTAVPIAVTALVLQLLWSTHRIPGHTYYLLRTVAGFILSWLNPFFAIYAVIGYFDARWLLPHRWAVAGAVVTAVTMAGSQAGGLPPKGLLGWAVYGGLFLLNGLLVLVIGDLSDRDARQSEVQKATIDELERTNARLEQAMRENAGLQAQLLVQAREAGVSDERRRLAAEIHDTIAQGLAGIITQLQAAADTTDPATSRGHVERAAALARESLNEARRSVHDLAPSPLEHATLPEALKKIVNAHPAARLTVTGTVEPLHDEIEATLLRIAQEALANAVRHAAAGRIGVTLSYMDDEVTLDVRDDGRGFSRPTRGFGLNGMRERAERVLGTLEIESEPGQGTAVSARVPLISHG, from the coding sequence GTGATAACGGTCGAGAAGCACTGGGAGCGGTTCTTCCGCTGGGGGCCGTACGGCCTCCTGGCCCTCGGCGCCGTGCTGACGTTCTCCACCCGCGACGAACTGATGACGCCCGCCGAGCAGCGGACCGCCGTGCCGATCGCCGTCACCGCGCTGGTGCTGCAACTCCTGTGGAGCACCCACCGGATACCGGGCCACACCTATTACCTGCTTCGCACCGTTGCGGGCTTCATCCTGAGCTGGCTGAACCCCTTCTTCGCGATCTACGCCGTCATCGGCTACTTCGACGCACGATGGCTCCTGCCACACCGCTGGGCCGTGGCAGGAGCGGTCGTCACCGCGGTGACCATGGCGGGATCGCAGGCGGGGGGACTGCCGCCGAAGGGGCTGCTCGGCTGGGCCGTCTACGGCGGGCTCTTCCTCCTGAACGGCCTGCTCGTGCTGGTCATCGGCGACCTCTCCGACCGCGACGCCCGGCAGTCGGAGGTCCAGAAGGCCACCATCGACGAGCTCGAACGGACCAACGCCCGCCTGGAACAGGCCATGCGGGAGAACGCCGGACTCCAGGCCCAGCTGCTCGTCCAGGCCCGGGAGGCCGGGGTGAGCGACGAACGCAGGCGGCTCGCCGCCGAGATCCACGACACCATCGCGCAGGGCCTGGCCGGGATCATCACCCAGCTCCAGGCGGCGGCCGACACCACCGACCCCGCGACCTCCCGCGGGCACGTCGAACGCGCCGCCGCCCTGGCCCGCGAGAGCCTCAACGAGGCCCGCCGCTCCGTGCACGACCTCGCTCCCAGCCCGCTGGAGCACGCCACCCTCCCCGAGGCCCTCAAAAAGATCGTCAACGCCCATCCGGCGGCCCGCCTCACCGTCACCGGCACCGTCGAACCCCTGCACGACGAGATCGAGGCCACCCTCCTGCGCATCGCCCAGGAGGCCCTCGCCAACGCCGTACGCCACGCCGCCGCCGGCCGCATCGGCGTCACCCTCTCCTACATGGACGACGAGGTGACCCTGGACGTCCGCGACGACGGCCGCGGCTTCTCCCGGCCCACCCGCGGCTTCGGCCTGAACGGCATGCGCGAGCGGGCCGAGCGGGTGCTGGGCACCCTGGAGATCGAGTCCGAGCCGGGGCAGGGCACCGCCGTCTCCGCCCGCGTACCCTTGATCAGCCATGGCTGA
- a CDS encoding response regulator → MADRTITLLIVDDHPVVRDGLRGMFASAPGFEVLAEAADGREAVALATRLRPDVVLMDLRMPGGGGVEAITELGRLGLPSKVLVLTTYDTDSDTIPAIEAGATGYLLKDAPRDELFTAVRAAAEGRTVLSPAIASRLVSRVRSPHGGSLSAREREVIRLVARGTGNREIAAELFISEATVKTHLTHIYAKLGVKDRAAAVAAAYDRGILG, encoded by the coding sequence ATGGCTGACCGCACCATCACCCTGCTGATCGTCGACGACCACCCGGTGGTCCGCGACGGTCTGCGCGGCATGTTCGCCAGCGCCCCCGGCTTCGAGGTCCTCGCCGAGGCCGCCGACGGCCGGGAGGCCGTCGCGCTCGCCACCCGGCTGCGCCCGGACGTCGTCCTCATGGACCTGCGCATGCCCGGCGGCGGGGGGGTCGAGGCGATCACCGAGCTGGGCCGTCTCGGCCTGCCGTCCAAGGTCCTGGTCCTCACCACCTACGACACCGACTCCGACACCATCCCGGCGATCGAGGCGGGCGCCACCGGCTACCTGCTCAAGGACGCGCCGCGCGACGAGCTGTTCACCGCCGTCCGCGCCGCCGCCGAGGGCCGGACCGTCCTCTCGCCCGCCATCGCCTCCCGCCTGGTCTCCCGCGTACGGTCACCGCACGGCGGATCGCTCAGCGCCCGCGAACGCGAGGTCATCCGGCTGGTCGCCAGGGGCACCGGCAACCGCGAGATCGCCGCCGAGCTGTTCATCAGCGAGGCCACCGTCAAGACGCACCTCACCCACATCTACGCCAAGCTCGGCGTCAAGGACCGCGCCGCCGCCGTAGCCGCCGCCTACGACCGCGGCATCCTCGGCTGA
- a CDS encoding FhaA domain-containing protein yields the protein MGVIQRFERRLEGMVEGAFARAFKSELQPVEVASAVQREMDDRAAIVAQGRTLVPNDFVVEISEQDGQRLQVYADSLSQELANLAREYAKEQGYSFVGPVRVRFENAGDLATGMFRIRSGVIRGSTVEGGEIRKPVSDVPQGRGGVFGGHPRLLVTTAVEGGDATQRTYEINTPVTLLGRGTDCDLRLVDPGVSRHHAEIRVEGPEIALVDLGSTNGSFVNGQPIRRVTLVDGSRVTMGRTTLVFRRDRE from the coding sequence GTGGGCGTCATTCAGCGCTTCGAGCGACGGCTCGAGGGCATGGTCGAAGGAGCCTTCGCCCGGGCCTTCAAGTCGGAGCTGCAGCCGGTCGAGGTGGCCAGCGCCGTACAGCGCGAGATGGATGACCGGGCCGCGATCGTCGCACAGGGGCGGACCCTGGTGCCGAACGACTTCGTCGTCGAGATCTCCGAGCAGGACGGGCAGCGGCTGCAGGTCTACGCCGACAGCCTCAGCCAAGAGCTGGCGAACCTGGCGCGAGAATACGCGAAGGAGCAGGGGTACTCCTTCGTGGGGCCGGTGCGGGTCCGTTTCGAGAACGCCGGCGACCTGGCCACGGGCATGTTCCGGATCCGGTCCGGCGTGATCCGGGGCTCGACGGTCGAGGGCGGCGAGATCCGCAAGCCGGTGAGCGATGTCCCGCAGGGGCGGGGCGGAGTTTTCGGCGGTCATCCGCGGCTGCTGGTCACCACGGCGGTGGAGGGGGGCGACGCCACCCAGCGCACCTATGAGATCAATACCCCGGTCACACTGCTCGGCCGCGGCACGGACTGCGATCTGCGCCTTGTCGACCCGGGCGTCTCGCGGCATCATGCCGAGATCCGCGTAGAAGGTCCCGAAATCGCTCTCGTCGATCTAGGGTCGACCAACGGCTCCTTCGTGAACGGTCAGCCGATCAGGCGGGTCACGCTCGTCGACGGTTCACGGGTCACGATGGGCCGGACGACACTCGTGTTCCGCCGCGATAGGGAGTAA
- a CDS encoding FHA domain-containing protein FhaB/FipA: MSPFTLTLIKLAFLAVLWLFVIAAVGVIRADLFGSKAAGRASQPRPAKAAKPPKAQRAPQRSAPNKLVVVQGERAGTVIDLTGAPITVGRANDSTLVVTDDYASSRHARLYPQDGQWIVEDLGSTNGTYLGRTKVSRPMPVPPGVPVRIGKTVIELRK, from the coding sequence ATGTCCCCATTCACCCTCACGCTGATCAAGCTGGCGTTCCTCGCGGTGCTCTGGCTCTTCGTCATCGCGGCCGTCGGCGTGATCCGGGCCGACCTCTTCGGCTCGAAGGCCGCCGGGCGGGCGTCCCAGCCGCGCCCCGCCAAGGCGGCGAAACCGCCCAAGGCGCAGCGGGCGCCGCAGCGCAGCGCCCCGAACAAGCTGGTGGTCGTCCAGGGCGAGCGGGCGGGCACCGTCATCGACCTCACGGGGGCTCCCATCACCGTCGGCCGGGCCAATGACTCCACGCTCGTGGTGACCGACGACTACGCTTCGAGCCGGCATGCCCGGCTCTATCCGCAGGACGGTCAGTGGATCGTGGAAGATCTCGGCTCGACCAACGGGACCTATCTGGGACGCACCAAGGTGTCCCGCCCCATGCCGGTGCCTCCGGGCGTGCCGGTCCGTATCGGTAAGACCGTGATCGAGCTGCGCAAATGA
- a CDS encoding PP2C family serine/threonine-protein phosphatase, translating into MTLGIRYAARSDVGMLREGNEDSAYAGAHLLAVADGMGGHVGGEIASAAAISELRKLDKDLPAPELLAALEHTVKAANDNLHRIVESDPALQGMGTTLTAMLWAGNQVALVHIGDSRAYLLRDGSLFQITHDHTLVQSLVDEGRISPDEAASHPQRSLLLRALDGRGEVDPDLSLREARVGDRYLLCSDGLSGVVTAETIFQVLTDVDDPENAVRQLIDLANRGGGPDNITCVVADVVELGNQPPPSGPGHAVGAAATARPPEVPGNPGGGQGAPADTPAGRAAQLRDTMPQPPVAVDERPPPLPMNEPMGTPPPGAMARPRATRGARKWAWLIGAAGVVVVGVAAVGVVALQNIKSGYYIGQESGQVVLFRGTTQKLPGLDLSRKADAKDQPNPPIMVADLPLDKQQAVKDTYTVDGPGGIDALRKVVCKYVLTVERGKVVVFKGKGQEACQQVKVKDSGIALSDLPESDMKAVQGGQRAFIGLAAAEAELNRLNGRVNACKGNNRSTIPDCPSSGGGS; encoded by the coding sequence ATGACTCTGGGAATCCGCTACGCCGCGCGCTCCGACGTCGGCATGCTGCGCGAGGGCAACGAGGACTCGGCGTACGCGGGCGCGCACCTGCTCGCGGTGGCCGACGGGATGGGCGGCCATGTCGGCGGCGAGATCGCCAGCGCCGCCGCCATATCCGAGCTGCGCAAGCTGGACAAGGACCTCCCGGCGCCCGAGCTGCTGGCCGCGCTGGAGCACACGGTCAAGGCGGCCAACGACAACCTGCACCGGATCGTCGAGTCGGATCCGGCGCTGCAGGGCATGGGCACGACCCTGACCGCGATGCTGTGGGCGGGCAACCAGGTCGCGCTGGTGCACATCGGGGACTCCCGCGCGTACCTGCTGCGCGACGGCAGCCTGTTCCAGATCACCCATGACCACACGCTGGTGCAGTCGCTGGTCGACGAGGGGCGGATCAGCCCGGACGAGGCCGCCTCGCACCCGCAGCGATCGCTGCTGCTGCGCGCGCTGGACGGGCGGGGCGAGGTCGATCCGGACCTGTCGCTGCGCGAGGCCCGGGTCGGCGACCGCTACCTGCTGTGCTCCGACGGCCTGTCGGGCGTGGTCACCGCCGAGACGATCTTCCAGGTGCTGACCGACGTCGACGACCCCGAGAACGCGGTCCGGCAGCTGATCGACCTGGCCAACCGCGGCGGGGGACCCGACAACATCACCTGCGTGGTCGCCGACGTGGTGGAGCTGGGGAACCAGCCGCCGCCGAGCGGCCCCGGGCATGCGGTGGGCGCGGCGGCCACCGCCCGTCCGCCGGAGGTCCCGGGCAATCCGGGCGGCGGCCAGGGGGCCCCGGCCGACACGCCCGCCGGACGTGCCGCGCAGCTACGCGACACGATGCCGCAGCCGCCGGTCGCCGTGGACGAACGGCCGCCGCCGCTGCCGATGAACGAGCCGATGGGCACGCCGCCGCCGGGCGCCATGGCGCGGCCGAGGGCCACGCGCGGCGCCCGCAAGTGGGCCTGGCTGATCGGGGCGGCCGGGGTCGTGGTGGTCGGTGTGGCCGCCGTCGGGGTCGTGGCGCTGCAGAACATCAAGAGCGGCTACTACATCGGCCAGGAGAGCGGGCAGGTCGTCCTCTTCCGCGGTACCACCCAGAAGCTTCCCGGGCTCGACCTGTCCCGCAAGGCCGACGCCAAGGACCAGCCCAACCCGCCGATCATGGTGGCGGACCTGCCGCTGGACAAGCAGCAGGCGGTGAAGGACACCTACACGGTGGACGGGCCCGGCGGGATCGACGCGCTCCGCAAGGTGGTGTGCAAGTACGTCCTCACCGTGGAGCGCGGGAAGGTCGTCGTCTTCAAGGGCAAGGGCCAGGAGGCCTGCCAGCAGGTCAAGGTCAAGGACAGCGGCATCGCGCTCAGCGATCTGCCGGAGAGCGACATGAAGGCCGTCCAGGGCGGCCAGCGGGCGTTCATCGGGCTGGCCGCCGCCGAGGCCGAGCTGAACCGGCTGAACGGGCGCGTGAACGCCTGCAAGGGCAACAACCGTTCGACGATCCCCGACTGCCCGTCCAGTGGAGGGGGATCGTAA
- a CDS encoding FtsW/RodA/SpoVE family cell cycle protein produces the protein MSSIGDQIRAQLPYQRRNAASLALLIFAMVLTLSAFAEVGLARDGSIPAGLFGYGGGLAVLAFAAYFVQAKFAPYADPLLLPLAVALNGVGLAMIYRLDLDTSADKRAALLEGTAVKDAADAPSQLMWTFVGIGLFVAAVLIMRDTDKTDAPLSFTPKTAQRYTYLIGLSAIILLLLPIVPGIGRQINGARVWISIGGFSVQPGEFAKLLLVVFFAGYLVNKRQAMSLIGKKIGPFSLPRARDLGPIMVIWIFCLGVLFVQKDLGTALLYFGLFVSMLYIATQRVSWVLIGVGLLAVGIFIATLLPFMGHVNQRIDIWQNPKPYFDGGCLLESGKVVPVNPDTDIYKQEAAAGSGFPGFSACAKLGGEYSDSAQLMKGLFALGQGGVLGTGLGQGQPWQTPLSFSDFIFDSLGEELGLTGLMALLLIYALIVQRGMKTAIAARDPFLKLFAGGVSFVLALQVFVIVGGVTKLIPLTGLTTPFLSQGGSSLMANWILIAILARMSHDARKPAPQAIQDEGMTQIVSMR, from the coding sequence GTGAGCTCCATCGGGGACCAGATCCGGGCTCAGCTGCCGTACCAGCGCCGCAACGCCGCCTCACTGGCGCTGCTGATCTTCGCGATGGTGCTGACGCTGTCGGCGTTCGCGGAGGTCGGGCTGGCGCGTGACGGCAGCATCCCGGCGGGGCTGTTCGGCTACGGCGGCGGCCTGGCGGTGCTGGCGTTCGCCGCGTACTTCGTGCAGGCGAAGTTCGCCCCGTACGCCGACCCGCTGTTGCTGCCGCTGGCGGTCGCGCTGAACGGCGTCGGGCTGGCCATGATCTACCGGCTCGACCTGGACACCAGCGCGGACAAGCGGGCCGCGCTGCTGGAGGGGACCGCGGTCAAGGACGCCGCCGACGCCCCGTCCCAGCTGATGTGGACCTTCGTCGGCATCGGGCTGTTCGTGGCCGCGGTGCTGATCATGCGGGACACCGACAAGACCGACGCCCCGCTGTCGTTCACCCCGAAGACGGCGCAGCGCTACACCTACCTGATCGGCCTCAGCGCGATCATCCTGCTGCTGCTGCCGATCGTGCCGGGCATCGGCCGGCAGATCAACGGCGCCCGGGTGTGGATCTCGATCGGCGGTTTCTCGGTGCAGCCCGGCGAGTTCGCCAAGCTGCTGCTGGTCGTCTTCTTCGCCGGTTACCTGGTGAACAAGCGGCAGGCGATGTCGCTGATCGGCAAGAAGATCGGGCCGTTCAGCCTGCCGCGGGCCCGGGACCTGGGCCCGATCATGGTCATCTGGATCTTCTGCCTCGGCGTGCTGTTCGTCCAGAAGGACCTGGGCACCGCCCTCCTGTACTTCGGCCTGTTCGTGTCGATGCTCTACATCGCCACGCAGCGGGTCTCCTGGGTGCTGATCGGCGTCGGGCTGCTGGCGGTCGGCATCTTCATCGCCACGCTGCTGCCGTTCATGGGTCACGTGAACCAGCGGATCGACATCTGGCAGAACCCCAAGCCCTACTTCGACGGCGGCTGCCTGCTGGAGAGCGGCAAGGTCGTCCCGGTCAACCCCGACACCGACATCTACAAGCAGGAGGCCGCCGCGGGCAGCGGGTTCCCCGGCTTCAGCGCCTGCGCCAAGCTGGGCGGCGAGTACTCCGACAGCGCGCAGCTGATGAAGGGCCTGTTCGCGCTCGGCCAGGGCGGGGTGCTGGGCACCGGCCTCGGCCAGGGCCAGCCCTGGCAGACCCCGCTGTCGTTCAGCGACTTCATCTTCGACTCGCTCGGCGAGGAACTCGGCCTGACCGGGTTGATGGCGTTGCTACTGATATACGCGCTGATCGTGCAGCGCGGCATGAAGACCGCCATCGCGGCGCGGGACCCGTTCCTGAAGCTGTTCGCCGGTGGTGTGTCGTTCGTCCTGGCGCTCCAGGTGTTCGTCATCGTCGGAGGTGTCACCAAGCTGATCCCCCTCACCGGTCTGACGACACCCTTCCTCTCCCAGGGCGGTTCCTCCCTGATGGCCAACTGGATCCTCATCGCGATCCTGGCGCGGATGAGCCACGACGCGCGCAAGCCCGCGCCGCAGGCCATCCAGGACGAGGGCATGACCCAGATCGTGAGTATGAGGTGA